GCGGCAATCTCCAAGCGACTCGGAGACTTCCCCACGAAACAGGGGGACTTCTATCAGACCATTCGCGACAGGCTCGGCCCCCCCTGGGACGCCGAGGACGACTCCGCCTCCGACAGCAGGTTATAAGCGAGTGCCCGATGCCCGCCTGCCATCCTCCGGGGCATGGTGGGCGCCGGTATTGAGCGTTTGACATCCCGATGGTATTATCAACGCCTTGAACGCGCGGCGGCAATGCCGGGCGGGAACGGGATCGATACGCACGCCGGACGGAAAACTCCATGAAGCTCGACATCATGACCCTTCTGGTCATGAACCTCATCATCGTCGCCGTGAGCGTCTGGGCCACGGCAATCCTCTGGGTTGAGCACCGGCGCAGATATCGCGGCACAGGCTTCTGGCTGGCCAGCATGGTCTGCCAGTCCGCCGGCCTGAGCCTGGTGCTGCTCAAGGGACTGGTGCCGGATTACGCCAGCATCGTGCTGGCCAACCTGCTGATCCAGTCCGGCTCGGTGGGCCTGCTCGCCGGGTTCGCCGCCTTCGTGGGGGAGAGCGCCGGACAATGGCGCAACGTCGCGCTCCTGGCCCTGTTCACGGGGGCCATGGCGGTGTTCACCTACCTCCGGCCGGACATGCAGGCGCGCCAGATCACCGTTTCGGTGGTGATAATCCTGATCATGAGCCAGGCCTGCTGGCTGCTGTTCAGGAAGGCTCCGCCCCGTTTCAGGGCCATCACCAATCTCGCGGGCTACGTGCTGTCAGGCTACATCGCGGCCAGCGCGCTGCGCATCGCCATGACCCTGGCCAACCCACTGCACACCAACGATTTCTTCATTTCCGGCGTGGCGGACGCGCTGGCCATCACCTTGTACACCACCCTCAACGCCTGCCTTTCCATCTGCCTGACCCTGGTGGTCAACAGGCGGCTGCTCGCGGACGTCCAGGCCCTGAAGGACGAGATGGAGGTCATGGCCACGCACGACGCCCTGACGGGGCTGCCCAACAGGTCGCTCTTTCGCGACAGGTTTGCGGTGGCGCTGGAGAACGCCAAACGCGGCGGGACCATGCTGGCCGTCATGTCCATAGACCTCGACGGCTTCAAGCAGGTCAACGACACGCTGGGGCACGCCGCCGGCGACGAGCTGCTGGTGCAGGCGGCCGGGCGTATCACCGGCGTCCTGCGCCGGGTGGACACCGTGGCCCGCTTCGGGGGCGACGAGTTCGTGCTCCTGCTCTGGGAGCTGGAAACGGCCCAGGCCGCCGGGCTTGTTGCCGAAAAGGTCCTCGCGTCCCTGCGAAGCCCGTTTCTTCTGGATGGGACGGCCGCTTCCGTCACCGCGAGCATAGGTATCGCCCTGTTCCCCCAGAACGGGGACGACGCCGAGGGGCTTGTCAAGAAATCGGACCAGGCCCTCTATCTGGCCAAGGCGGACGGGAAGGACGGTTTCAGGTTTTCCAGCTGAGCCGGGCCCGCAGGCATCACGCGATGCGCCGCCCTTGACGCGGTGCTCCCCGGGGACGACAAGGGCGGGCCAGGGCCGGGCGCCTCGCTGTCCCGCCCGGGCGAAGTCTCCAATTCACGAAGGGCCGAGGAATGTTTCAGGATATCGATCCCCACACGATCACATACGACCCCGGCAGGGGCGCGCCTGATGGGCAGGACCACGTCGTCTTCGTGAGGGACGGCCAGGTCCTGCTCTGTGACAGCGGCGGCGGGCCGTCGCTCCCCCGGTTCGGGGAGCTGCCGCCCGCGCTCCAGGGCCGGGCGGACGCGCTGACCTACATGTTCTCCATGGATGGCGCGGGTTTTTACGGTTTCACCTCCGAAGCCGAGGCCTTCGGGCCGTTCGGGTATTCGAACATGCGCCTGTTGTTCAGGTTGGAGCCGCCCCAGCTCGCCTTCGCCTGCGCCACGGCGGTCCACATCGCGGCCTGGTACGGCAGGAACCGCTACTGCGGCCGGTGCGCCGCGCCCATGCGGCCCAAGGCGGACGAGCGCGCCCTGGCTTGCCCGGAGTGCGGGGTGGTGAAATACCCGAACATCCACCCCGTGATCATCGTGGGCATCGTGGACGGCGAGTCCCTTCTGCTGGTGAAGACTGCGCGGGGCGAGTACCGCAATTACGGGCTGGTGGCCGGGTTCGTGGAACCGGGCGAGACGCTGGAGGCCGCCCTGGCGCGCGAGGTGATGGAGGAGGTGGGCCTCAAGGTGGCCAACCTGCGCTACTTCAAGAGCCAGCCCTGGGCCTTCTCCCAGTCCCTGCTGATGGGCTTCTTCGCGGACCTGGACGGCGACCCGGCCGTGACGCTGGACACCGCCGAACTGGCGGAGGCGCGTTGGTTCGGCCGGCACGAGCTGCCCGCTGCCGAATCCCTGATGAGCCTCACCTGGGACATGATCGAGGCCTTCCGCAACGGCGGGGCGTGAGCGGCGGCTTGCCGGGGCCGGGCGAGGCGCGCAGGCACGGCGAACCCATCCGGGCGGGGCGACGGGCAGCGCGGCACCGGGTTGCGGAGCCCGGGCCGGAGCAGCCGCGCGAAGGCTCAGCCGATGGCGGCGCAACGGCGGGATGGTCCTGCGCCCCCTCGGGGGCTTGGGCGCTCAGGCCATCTGGAGTTGCGGCACGCCGAACTCTATGAAGGCGTCCATGTCCTGGGGGCTCAAGGGGCGGGAAAAATAGAAACCCTGCACCAGCCTGCACCCCAGGCTGAGCAACAGCGCGACCTGCCCGGCGTTCTCCACCCCTTCCGCGACCACCTCCTTGCCCAACGTCCTGGACATGGCCAGCACCAGCTGGACCATGTCCTCGGTTTTCTTGTCGTGGCAGAGCCTGGTGATGAACGAGCGGTCGATCTTGAAGGTGTCCACGGGGAAGTCGCGGAGGTTGCCAAGGGAGGAGTAGCCGGTCCCGAAGTCGTCCAGGGAGAGGCCGACCCCCAGGTCCTTGAGCCTGTTCATGATGCTCAGGGCGTTGATGGTGCTGGCCATGAGCATGGTCTCCGTGATCTCCAGGTTCAGCAGGTGAGCGGCCAGCCCGTTGGCGTTCAGTTCGCGCGCAACCTCCTGGACCAGCCCGGCGTTGCAGAACTGCTTGGGCGAGAGGTTCACGTGCACGATCAAGGACTGCCCGGGGCCGAGGGCCCTGTTCCAGCGGGCCGCGTATCCGCAGGCCCGGGCGAGCACCAGCCTGCCCAGCGGCAGGATCAGCCCGGTCTCCTCGGCCAGGGGGATGAACTTGGAGGGGGGGATGGCCCCATGATCCGGGTGGCGCCAGCGGGCCAGGGCCTCGAAGCCGTGGAGCCTGCCCGTTTCCAGCTCCATGATCGGCTGGAAGTATACCTCGATTTCCAGCCTTTCGATGGCCTGGCGAAGGTCCAGCTCCATGTTCAGGACGCGCAGGGCCTGTTCGCCAAGGCGCGGAGTGTAGACCTTGAACTTGCCCGCGCCCTTCTTCTTGGCGTCGTACATGGCGATGTCGGCGTCGCGCAGGATGTCCTCGGGCTTCTGCCCCTTGGGGTTGATCGAGATGCCGATGCTCGCCTGGACGATGAGCCCGAACCCGGACACCGAGATGCGTTTCGATATGCGGGCCCTGATCCGCTTGACCACCTGGATGACCTCCCGCCGGGTGCGCAGGTTCTCCAGCAGGATGGCGAACTCGTCGCCGCCGAGTCGGGCCACCGTGTCGCCGTCGCGGACGCACTCCCCGAGGGTGCGCCCGAAGGTCTTGAGCACCTCGTCCCCGCACTCGTGCCCCAGGCTGTCGTTGATGATCTTGAAGCGGTCGAGGTCCAGGAACACCACGGCGAAGAAGTAGTCCGGGTTCTTGCGCGAGGCGATGATCGCTATTTCCAGGCGGTGCAGGAGGTGCGTCCTGTTGGGCAGCCCGGTGAGCGTGTCGTTGAACGCCAGGGAGGTGAGCTGGCCCATCTGACTGCCCAGAGTCCCGGCCATGGTGTTGAAGGTGATGAAGACGGCCTGGAATTCGTCGAACCATGCCGAATCCGCGTCCACCCGGTGCCCCAGGTCCTTCTGGAGCATGTGGGCCTCGCTGGCGATGCGCTTCACCGCCTTGGACAGCTGGGAGCAGTAGGCGATGAACAGGACCGCGAACACCATGATGACGGCGATGAAGGTGGTCTGGAGAATGTCCGACCGGAGCTGGGCCTTGCGCACCTCGGCGTCCTGTTCGGCGAGGAATTTCAGCGTGGTGACATTCAGGGCCGCCTTGCTCTCGGCCAGCTGCCGCAGGAGGCGCACGCGCTCCCTGGCCATCTCCACCAGCCCGGAAAAGGACTGCTCGAAGTTCTTGCCCGTGAGCAGCAGTTCCTCGATCAGCAGGCCGTCCTGCGCGTCCAGGGAGTAGTCCTCGAAGGAGGAGATCGAAGCGTTGAACCGGGCCATGTGTTTGTGGAAGAGTTCCCCGACCCCCTCCGGCCCGGCCTGCTGCAGCTTGAAGAACACGGCGTGGATGTCGAAGAGGGACGTATAGATGTTCAGGGACTCGCGGATGATGGACAGCTCCGTGTTGGCGGACTCGTTCAGCCTGCGCCGGGAGTCGCGGTCGGAGGGAGAGGCCACCGAGATGGCCTCGCGGTTGACCAGGTTCTGCAGGTAGGCGGCATGGTGCTGGTGGATGTAGCGGATGGCGTCCGTGATATCCAACAGCTTGGAGAAGACCCTGGTGTGTTCGTCCTCCATGCGCCGGGTCAGGGTCAGGAGCTGGTCGAAAACGGCACCGCGCGTGGCCAGCATCTGTTCGACCTCGGGGGTCAGTTGGCCCTTGAAGTTCTCGGATACCCGCAGGTGCCCGGAGGGCATCGCGAGGGTCTCGCCCCGCAGGGCCGCCTCCTCGTCGGCGTCGAGGCTGCTCAGGGCCTTGTCGAGCCGGAGCGCCTCCTGCGTCCGCTCCTGAATGTGGGAGTCGACCCGTTTCAGCACCAGCATGGAGATGGCCAGCCCCACGAGCAGGCACATCAGGACCACAAGCTGGTAGAGGCGGGTTCCTATGGAGGGCAGAGGCATCGTCTTCCCTAGGCTATTCTATGGGCAGCTTGCTCTTGATCCATCCGCGCATGCCGAACTCCAGACCCTTCACATTCGTGTAGCCGAACAGGCTCAGGTAGCGCATGGCTACATCGTCCCGGTTGCCCGTCTCCGTGATGGTGACCACGAGCCCCTCCTTGGGTATGCGGGCCCGCTGTTCCGGCAGGCGCACCTCGTCCAGCAGGCAGGTGATCACAGGGCAGCGCGTCTTGATGCGCTTCAGGCCGCCGTCCGCCTCCTCCAGCGAGTTCTCGATGCGGAAGTCGAGGATGGTCAGCAGCGGGTTGCCGTTTTCGTCCGTGCAGTTCTCGCTGCGCTGCATGATGGCGTAAACCTCCTCCCCGGTGACCATCGCGCCGGAATATTCCGGCAGGGGTTCGATGGAGGCCACGGGCAGCCCGGCCTTTTTCCAGTCCTTGATGCCGCCGTTGTAGATCTTGATGTTCGTGTAACCCTGGTTCTTGATGGCGACCGCCACCTTGTAGGCGAATACTCACCTGGAGCCCATTCAGTAGAAGACGAGGCACTTGGCCTTGTCGCCGCCGAGCACGGGCTCGTAGTCGGCCACCCGGGTCCAGGGCAGGCTCACGGACCCGGGGATGTGCTCGTGATGGTAGATGATGTCGTCCAGGGTGTTGACCAGCAGGAAGTCCTCGCCGGTGCCCGCCTCGCGGGCGGTGAGCATCTCCCGGACCTGTTCGGTGGTCACGATGTCGAAACGGTCGAAGGCGGACGCAGGGAACGGCCACAACAGGAACGTCATCAGGGGGACCATGAGGAATTTCATCGATCTGCCCTCGCAACGCGTTGAGGTTGTCCAGTAGTCCTGACGCCATCCACATTGCGGAGATGTACGGCACACGCAACGGCCGGGCGTCGCCCGCGAGGGCTTGCCGCCTGGCTGCTTGCCCCAGAGCTCCGGCCGTGCGTGCAGATGTGCGCCCCGGGTCGCGATCCGCAACCCGTTTGGTTTGAGTGACCATGAATATCAATTTGAGTCGACGTGGCAACAGAAATATTCGCCAAGCGGCATCGTCAATGGGGTAGGCGCCGGTGCGGCGGGGAGGCGCGTCCCGAATTGTCTGTCCGAGGACGGGCTTGAATATTCGGGGCCTTCGGGTGCATGTTCATCCCCGTGGCGGGGCAACGCCGCCTGCGGGCCGTCCGGCTCGCCAGGCATCAACAACAAGGCGTAGGCTGCTTCCGGGGGCGATTGTGCGAACAGGTTGGTTGTGGAGGGCTCTGGCCTTGACCCGCACCGTCTCCGGCGTGACGTTCGCCCTTGCGGTCATGCTGTCCACGCTGGTCTTCCCTGCCCCGGGGCTTTGCGCGGAGGCGGCGTTGACCGACCTGGAGCGCTATTACCTCGAGAAGGAAGGTGATGTGGCGCTCTGCGTGGATCCAGACTGGGTCCCCTTCGAATCGATCAACGAGAAGGGTGAGCATGAGGGCATAGCGGCCGACCTGCTCAAGCTCGTTTCGGAGAGGACGGGCCTGCGTTTCCGCCTGGTCCCGACAAACTCTTGGGAGCAGAGCCTGGACTACTCCAGGAACGGTCGGTGCCAGGCCCTGAGCTTCCTCAACGAGACCCGCGCCAGGAGCGAATGGCTGTCGTTCAGCGAGCCAATATTCACGGACGTCAACGTCTTCATCACCCGCGAGGAGCACGACTTCATCTCGGACCCGGGGGGCCTGGTGAACGAGACCCTGGTGCTGCCCAGGGGCACCTCCATCGAAGAGTTCATCAGGAAGGACTACCCCAACATCAAGGTCGTCATCGTGGAGAGCGAGGCGGACGCCTTCAGGATGGTCTCGGAGCGCAAGGCGGACATGGCCCTGCGCTCGATGATCATGGCCGCCTACACCATCAAGAAGGGGGGCTGGTTCAACCTCAAGATCGCGGGCCAGCTGCCGGAATACACGAACAAGCTGCGCGTCGGCCTCGTGAAGGACAAGGAGAAGCTGGTCGGCATCGTCAACCGCGGCATCAGGTCCATCAGCGGTCAGGACCGCGGGGCCATCGTCAACAGGCACGTCTCCATCAACGTGCAGACCGTGGTGGACTATTCCCTGCTGTACAAGGTTTCCGCGGTGCTGCTGGGGGTCGTGGCCCTGGCCGGCGCCTGGGTCTGGCAGCTCAGGAGGCACAACAGGGAGTTGGAGCGCATCTCCAGGACCGACGCCCTCACGGGTCTGGCCAACAGGACCAAGCTCAACGCCGTGGTGGCTACGAGTGCGCCAGGGCCAAGCGCAGCGGGCGGCCCCTCTCCCTCGTGCTGATCGACCTGGATTTCTTCAAGCTCATCAACGACGAACTGGGGCACCTGGCGGGCGACCGCGTGCTCGCGGAAGTCGGGGCGCTGCTGCGGGCCAACGTCCGGGATATCGACGTGCCCGGCAGGTGGGGCGGCGAGGAATTCCTGATCGTGTGCCCCGAGACGGACGCCGAAAGCGCGCTCAAGGTCGCGGAAAGGATCGTGGCCGTGATCGCTGGGCACGGCTTCTCAAGCAAGAGGCCGCAGACGGCCAGCGCCGGGGTGGCGGCCCTGGCCGATGGCGACGAGCCGGACGGCCTGCTCTCCCGGGCGGACGCGGCCCTGTACTAGGCCAAGAAGGGCGGCCGCAACCGCTCCTGTTGCGCCTGAGCGCGCCGGAAACGGCGGCTCCCTGATCCGTCCGTTCTCGGGGCGGAGCGCCTCCTCATCCCGCGGGCCCCAGCGCGCTCCGTACAGGAATCCCTGGAGACCGCCCAGGAGCGCCGCCTGCCGAAGTGACCCAGTTTGCTCCAAGCGGATTCGCTGTTCCTAAGGGCCTTCGGCCCGTGTTACGGCATGGCAGCCCGGCCATGATTTCCGCTCCGGCCGGGACTGCTCAGGCATGGCCACCGCGGCGGGGAGGCTCCATGAAGAGGATGAGACGGACGGTCGCATACGCCGCCCTGGCGGCGCTGGCGCTTGCGGGCTGCGCGCCCAAGACCAGCGACGGGGTGGATCTGGCCAAGGGCTTCGGGGTGAGGGTAGGTTTCAAGGCCGTGGAGATGTGCCAGAACATCTCCCCCGAGATGCACATCGACAACATCCCGCCCGAGACCAAGAAACTCAACGTGAAGGTGCTCAACTTCGAGTTCGGGTCCGAGATATTCAACCAGGATTTCGGCTTCACCACCACCAATACGGGCCTTTACATCAACGGGGCCCAAGCCATGGTGCCCAAGGGATCGATGTACGGGCCCGGGCAGATGCCCTGCCCCAAGGAGAAGCCGGGCCAGGTGCAGGTGCAGGTCAAGGCCCTGGACGCCAGGGACCGCGAGCTGGCCAAGATTTCCGTGACCAATAGCGTCGAACCCGCTCCCTGAACGGGCCGCGCGCAGCCTTGAGGCCGAAGTGCGGCCCCAGACGCCCGCGGCTGTGCGCGGATATCGGAACGAAAGAGGCCGCCCGGTGACGGGCGGCCTCTTTGCGTTGGTTGGCCGGTTCGGCTATTCGCCGCCTCCCCCCTCCCGCCGGGCCGCCTCGGCCGCCTCCACCAGGGCTTGCACGCTCACGTAGTCGGTCTTGCCGTTGCCCAGCAGCGGCATCTTCCCCAGTACCTGAATGGCCTTGGGCGCCATGAGCTCCGGCAGGCCCGCCGCCCGGAAGTGCGCCAGTATCTCGGAGCGCGTGGCCCCGGCATTTGTGGTGGCCAGCACCAGGCGCTCGCCCTTGCCGCCATGCAGGGCGACGACGGCGTGGGCCTGCTTGGGCCAGAGCGCGGAGATCTCGCTCTCCACCCGGCCCAGGGGCACCATCTCCCCGCCCACCTTGGCGAAGCGCTTGGCCCGGCCCAGGATGCGCACGTAGCCTGCCTCATCCACCGAGACGATGTCCCCGGTGTCGTACCAGCCGTCCGCGGGCGGCTCCAGCACGCCGGGCTTCGAAGCCCACAGGTAGCCGAGCATCACGTTGGGGCCTTTGACCCACAGGCGGCCGCCTTCCTCCACGCCGGGAACCGGCTCCACGCGGCGTTCGATGCCGGGCAGCAGGCGGCCCACGGTGCCCGCCTTGTAGTGCATGGGCGTGTTCACGGCCAGCACCGGGGCGGTCTCGGTGGCCCCGTAGCCCTCCAGGATGCGCAGCCCGAACGCCTCCATCCACTGCCGCCGGGTCTCGTCGCGCACCTTCTCCGCGCCCGCGAACACGTAGCGCACGCTGTAGAAGTCATAGGGCGAGGCCACGCGCGCGTAGCCGGCCAGGAAGGTGTCCGTGCCGAAGATGATGGTGGCGTTGGTGTCGTAGGCCATCTCGGGCACGATGCGGTAGTGCAGGGGCGAGGGGTAGAAGAAGGTGCGCAGCCCCGAAATCAGCGGCAGGATCATGCCGCCCGTGAGCCCGAAGGAGTGGAACACGGGCAGGGCGTTGAAGACCACGTCCGAGGCGGAGAAGGCCACCCGCGCCGCCAGCTGGCCGCAGTTGGCCAGGATGTTGGCGTGGGAGAGAGCCACGCCCTTGGGCGCGCCCTCGGAGCCGGAGGTGAAGAGGATCACGGCCGGGTCGTCGCAGGAGCGGCGCAGCCCCGGGGCGAACCTTTCGGGGAGGAGCGACGCGCCCAGCCCGTACAGCCTGTCGGCCAGCCCCATCCGCGCCTTGAGGTCCTCCAGGAAGACGAGGTTCACCTTGGCGGCCAGGGCCTCGGCCAGGGCCTGCAGTCCGGCCTGCTCGATGAAGCGCCGTGAGGTCAGCACCGTGGCGATGCGCGCCGTGTCGCAGGCGGAGAGCACGTTCTGCACGCCGGAGGTGAAGTTGAGCATGGCCGGGACGCGTCCGAAGGCTTGGCAGGCGAAGAATGCCACGGCCGAGGCGTTGGAGTTGGGCAGCATCAGGCCCACGGTCTCGCCCGGGGCGGCCATGGCGGCCACGCGTCGTCCCAGGGCCATGACCCCGGCCGCGAGCCTGCCGCAGCTCAGGGGCGAGCGGTTCACGTCCTCGCAGGCCACGGCCCCGCGCCCCCGGGTGCGCATGGCCTCCAGCAGGGCGGCGAAGAGGGTGCGGCGGCGGTCGTAGGTGGCGAACATCATGTCGGACATGATGTCGTAGAGCTTGAGCCCGATGACGCGGCGGCGCTCCCGCCCCTTGGCCCCTTCGGGCAGCTCGAAGCGCTGCGGGGGCTGGACCGTGATGGTGATCTTGGGGAACAGGCGGCGGCGCACCTTGCCCCCCAGGCGCGAGAAGGGCGTGTACTGCGCGCCCTCGATGCGCACGGGCACCAGGGGCGCGTCGGCCTTGTCGGCGATCATGCCCGGCCCGGCGTAGACTTTCATCAGCGCACCGGTGGTGGTGATGCGCCCCTCGGGGAAGATCACGCAGACCCGCCCGGCCTGCACGGCCTGGATCAGGCCCCTGGTGGCCATGGGGTTGGTGGGGTCCATGGGGAAGGCCTCCACCAGCCTGAGGAAGGGCCTAACCCACCAGAGCCGGGCCACGAAGCTGTTCACCGCGAACACGGGCCGCCCGGGCAGGAAGGCCGCCAGGAGCACCGGGTCCAGGAAGGAGACGTGGTTGACCACCACCACGGCCCGCTCCCCGGCGGCCAGCAGGTTCTCAACGCCCCGGACCTCCACGCGGTAGAGCGCC
This genomic window from Fundidesulfovibrio soli contains:
- a CDS encoding GGDEF domain-containing protein, which translates into the protein MKLDIMTLLVMNLIIVAVSVWATAILWVEHRRRYRGTGFWLASMVCQSAGLSLVLLKGLVPDYASIVLANLLIQSGSVGLLAGFAAFVGESAGQWRNVALLALFTGAMAVFTYLRPDMQARQITVSVVIILIMSQACWLLFRKAPPRFRAITNLAGYVLSGYIAASALRIAMTLANPLHTNDFFISGVADALAITLYTTLNACLSICLTLVVNRRLLADVQALKDEMEVMATHDALTGLPNRSLFRDRFAVALENAKRGGTMLAVMSIDLDGFKQVNDTLGHAAGDELLVQAAGRITGVLRRVDTVARFGGDEFVLLLWELETAQAAGLVAEKVLASLRSPFLLDGTAASVTASIGIALFPQNGDDAEGLVKKSDQALYLAKADGKDGFRFSS
- the nudC gene encoding NAD(+) diphosphatase — translated: MFQDIDPHTITYDPGRGAPDGQDHVVFVRDGQVLLCDSGGGPSLPRFGELPPALQGRADALTYMFSMDGAGFYGFTSEAEAFGPFGYSNMRLLFRLEPPQLAFACATAVHIAAWYGRNRYCGRCAAPMRPKADERALACPECGVVKYPNIHPVIIVGIVDGESLLLVKTARGEYRNYGLVAGFVEPGETLEAALAREVMEEVGLKVANLRYFKSQPWAFSQSLLMGFFADLDGDPAVTLDTAELAEARWFGRHELPAAESLMSLTWDMIEAFRNGGA
- a CDS encoding putative bifunctional diguanylate cyclase/phosphodiesterase, giving the protein MPLPSIGTRLYQLVVLMCLLVGLAISMLVLKRVDSHIQERTQEALRLDKALSSLDADEEAALRGETLAMPSGHLRVSENFKGQLTPEVEQMLATRGAVFDQLLTLTRRMEDEHTRVFSKLLDITDAIRYIHQHHAAYLQNLVNREAISVASPSDRDSRRRLNESANTELSIIRESLNIYTSLFDIHAVFFKLQQAGPEGVGELFHKHMARFNASISSFEDYSLDAQDGLLIEELLLTGKNFEQSFSGLVEMARERVRLLRQLAESKAALNVTTLKFLAEQDAEVRKAQLRSDILQTTFIAVIMVFAVLFIAYCSQLSKAVKRIASEAHMLQKDLGHRVDADSAWFDEFQAVFITFNTMAGTLGSQMGQLTSLAFNDTLTGLPNRTHLLHRLEIAIIASRKNPDYFFAVVFLDLDRFKIINDSLGHECGDEVLKTFGRTLGECVRDGDTVARLGGDEFAILLENLRTRREVIQVVKRIRARISKRISVSGFGLIVQASIGISINPKGQKPEDILRDADIAMYDAKKKGAGKFKVYTPRLGEQALRVLNMELDLRQAIERLEIEVYFQPIMELETGRLHGFEALARWRHPDHGAIPPSKFIPLAEETGLILPLGRLVLARACGYAARWNRALGPGQSLIVHVNLSPKQFCNAGLVQEVARELNANGLAAHLLNLEITETMLMASTINALSIMNRLKDLGVGLSLDDFGTGYSSLGNLRDFPVDTFKIDRSFITRLCHDKKTEDMVQLVLAMSRTLGKEVVAEGVENAGQVALLLSLGCRLVQGFYFSRPLSPQDMDAFIEFGVPQLQMA
- a CDS encoding rhodanese-like domain-containing protein; this encodes MAVAIKNQGYTNIKIYNGGIKDWKKAGLPVASIEPLPEYSGAMVTGEEVYAIMQRSENCTDENGNPLLTILDFRIENSLEEADGGLKRIKTRCPVITCLLDEVRLPEQRARIPKEGLVVTITETGNRDDVAMRYLSLFGYTNVKGLEFGMRGWIKSKLPIE
- a CDS encoding rhodanese-like domain-containing protein; amino-acid sequence: MKFLMVPLMTFLLWPFPASAFDRFDIVTTEQVREMLTAREAGTGEDFLLVNTLDDIIYHHEHIPGSVSLPWTRVADYEPVLGGDKAKCLVFY
- a CDS encoding transporter substrate-binding domain-containing protein, which gives rise to MTRTVSGVTFALAVMLSTLVFPAPGLCAEAALTDLERYYLEKEGDVALCVDPDWVPFESINEKGEHEGIAADLLKLVSERTGLRFRLVPTNSWEQSLDYSRNGRCQALSFLNETRARSEWLSFSEPIFTDVNVFITREEHDFISDPGGLVNETLVLPRGTSIEEFIRKDYPNIKVVIVESEADAFRMVSERKADMALRSMIMAAYTIKKGGWFNLKIAGQLPEYTNKLRVGLVKDKEKLVGIVNRGIRSISGQDRGAIVNRHVSINVQTVVDYSLLYKVSAVLLGVVALAGAWVWQLRRHNRELERISRTDALTGLANRTKLNAVVATSAPGPSAAGGPSPSC
- a CDS encoding GGDEF domain-containing protein — translated: MLIDLDFFKLINDELGHLAGDRVLAEVGALLRANVRDIDVPGRWGGEEFLIVCPETDAESALKVAERIVAVIAGHGFSSKRPQTASAGVAALADGDEPDGLLSRADAALY
- a CDS encoding acyl-[ACP]--phospholipid O-acyltransferase; protein product: MNAGITRVLGKRSFWPLFVSQFLGAANDNVFKNAIAILVIYRLGEASAMPPQVLVNIASGLFMLPFFLFSATAGQLADRYEKSGLIRLVKLAEIAIVSLGAWSLLAESVSGMLAVLFLLGAQATFFGPLKYAILPEQLPEGDLVDGNALIEGGTFLAILLGTIAGGMLVLEQGGIATICVMLVGFAALGFAASLMLPKARPGDRGVTVSPHILRETFAVMGLAKKRRDVFLSVLGISWFWLVGITYLSQFPAFAKDVLHAGEHAVTLMLTVFSVGIGLGSALCSRMLKGEISARHVPLAALAMSAFAFDLWLSSAHFAHLPAEAPVMGLSALLAMPGAWRVLADLLLFSVAGGVYIVPLYAILQARSEEHERARIVAANNIMNAAFMVAASLAGAGMLALGFGVEQVFLAVAVATLAVAVYICKLLPDALFKAFFVWLLRALYRVEVRGVENLLAAGERAVVVVNHVSFLDPVLLAAFLPGRPVFAVNSFVARLWWVRPFLRLVEAFPMDPTNPMATRGLIQAVQAGRVCVIFPEGRITTTGALMKVYAGPGMIADKADAPLVPVRIEGAQYTPFSRLGGKVRRRLFPKITITVQPPQRFELPEGAKGRERRRVIGLKLYDIMSDMMFATYDRRRTLFAALLEAMRTRGRGAVACEDVNRSPLSCGRLAAGVMALGRRVAAMAAPGETVGLMLPNSNASAVAFFACQAFGRVPAMLNFTSGVQNVLSACDTARIATVLTSRRFIEQAGLQALAEALAAKVNLVFLEDLKARMGLADRLYGLGASLLPERFAPGLRRSCDDPAVILFTSGSEGAPKGVALSHANILANCGQLAARVAFSASDVVFNALPVFHSFGLTGGMILPLISGLRTFFYPSPLHYRIVPEMAYDTNATIIFGTDTFLAGYARVASPYDFYSVRYVFAGAEKVRDETRRQWMEAFGLRILEGYGATETAPVLAVNTPMHYKAGTVGRLLPGIERRVEPVPGVEEGGRLWVKGPNVMLGYLWASKPGVLEPPADGWYDTGDIVSVDEAGYVRILGRAKRFAKVGGEMVPLGRVESEISALWPKQAHAVVALHGGKGERLVLATTNAGATRSEILAHFRAAGLPELMAPKAIQVLGKMPLLGNGKTDYVSVQALVEAAEAARREGGGGE